A window of the Isosphaera pallida ATCC 43644 genome harbors these coding sequences:
- a CDS encoding YqgE/AlgH family protein translates to MKSLKGHLLIAHPSLLDPNFTKTVLLMLEHTQLGAAGLVLNRPIDGTVAAISQTAFNHPCDWEKPIHLGGPVTGPLTIVHQCAEWADQEILDGVYSTIDRDKLSQMVLLKPEPSLVLFNCAGWGPGQLEYELAEDSWYHCPATPEHIFWNGMGNLWDAVIRPFSTNRVARIVKHLPPDATLN, encoded by the coding sequence ATGAAATCACTCAAAGGTCACTTGCTGATTGCCCATCCTTCCTTGCTCGACCCCAACTTCACCAAAACCGTGTTGCTGATGCTGGAACATACCCAACTCGGCGCGGCCGGCCTGGTCCTGAACCGACCCATCGACGGGACCGTGGCCGCGATCTCCCAAACCGCCTTCAACCACCCCTGCGACTGGGAAAAACCCATTCATCTAGGTGGCCCGGTTACGGGACCACTCACTATTGTTCACCAATGCGCGGAATGGGCCGATCAGGAAATCCTCGACGGGGTTTACTCCACGATCGACCGCGACAAGCTGAGCCAAATGGTCTTGCTCAAGCCCGAACCCTCCTTGGTTCTGTTCAACTGCGCTGGCTGGGGACCCGGACAGCTGGAATATGAACTGGCCGAGGACTCGTGGTATCATTGTCCCGCAACACCTGAACACATTTTTTGGAACGGCATGGGAAACCTGTGGGACGCCGTGATCCGTCCGTTTTCGACCAATCGGGTCGCGCGGATTGTCAAACACCTGCCTCCCGACGCGACCTTGAATTGA
- a CDS encoding serine hydrolase domain-containing protein, whose translation MGAAGWRLGWVAARPDFASLRDDFDPTEALRESCRAWSENHDNAAVAVGWIRDGHAEFAGFGKAETISNGPAARIEPPRADSIFEIGSISKVFTGLLLAHAVETDGVALDEPFALLLPEEIRDAWKLPTFEGVPFTPRHLATHTSGLPRLGGDVLVASVSSSNPYQNATEASLVRLLPHLKLLSRPGERHLYSNLGVGMLGHGLARRAGCTYGALLDRVIVGPLGMSDTVASTASNDQRPDPTRRVAGRKRDGTPAPFWDFDVYDGAGGIRSTLADLLRFAQAHLEGLENPKAPLASAIRRATSTWFVIEPQHAEVGLNWFRRLPAADDKHGVFFLWHNGETGGFRSFLGIRPDRRAAVVLLMARADPSLEPSCVRFLETLEWH comes from the coding sequence TTGGGAGCGGCCGGATGGCGGTTGGGTTGGGTCGCCGCCCGGCCGGATTTTGCCAGCCTCCGAGACGATTTTGATCCCACCGAAGCACTGCGGGAATCCTGTCGCGCGTGGAGCGAGAACCACGACAACGCGGCGGTGGCGGTTGGTTGGATTCGGGACGGTCACGCCGAGTTCGCTGGTTTTGGCAAAGCCGAAACGATTTCAAACGGCCCGGCCGCTCGGATTGAACCACCCCGAGCCGATTCCATCTTCGAGATCGGTTCGATTTCCAAAGTCTTTACCGGTTTGTTGTTGGCCCACGCGGTTGAAACCGACGGTGTGGCGCTGGATGAACCATTCGCGCTGCTGCTGCCCGAGGAGATCCGGGACGCTTGGAAGCTGCCCACCTTCGAGGGCGTGCCGTTCACGCCTCGGCATTTAGCAACCCACACTTCGGGCCTACCGAGGCTCGGAGGCGATGTTTTGGTCGCGTCGGTTTCCAGCTCCAATCCTTACCAAAACGCCACGGAGGCGAGTCTGGTTCGCTTGCTGCCGCATTTGAAGCTGCTCAGTCGCCCCGGTGAACGCCACCTCTATTCCAATTTAGGTGTAGGGATGTTGGGACATGGTTTGGCGAGGCGCGCTGGGTGTACCTATGGCGCGTTGCTCGACCGGGTGATTGTGGGTCCGTTGGGGATGTCCGACACGGTGGCCTCAACCGCCTCGAACGATCAACGTCCTGATCCCACTCGGCGGGTTGCCGGTCGGAAGCGGGATGGGACGCCGGCTCCCTTTTGGGACTTCGACGTCTACGACGGCGCGGGCGGCATCCGTTCGACCCTCGCTGATCTGCTTCGGTTCGCCCAAGCGCACCTGGAGGGCTTAGAAAACCCCAAAGCGCCTCTGGCGTCGGCGATTCGCCGGGCCACCTCTACCTGGTTCGTGATCGAACCACAACACGCTGAGGTAGGCTTGAACTGGTTCCGTCGCTTACCAGCGGCCGACGACAAGCACGGCGTCTTCTTCTTGTGGCACAACGGCGAAACAGGGGGATTCCGATCCTTCCTCGGAATTCGTCCCGACCGTCGGGCCGCAGTGGTTCTGCTGATGGCTCGGGCCGATCCGAGCTTGGAACCCTCCTGCGTTCGATTCCTGGAAACCCTGGAATGGCATTAA
- a CDS encoding sulfotransferase-like domain-containing protein, protein MTTSNSAEPSLRSSAVRIAMWSGPRTISTAMMRSWGNRPDTFVSDEPLYGYYLRKTGANHPAAAEIIATMETDWTKLAAFLSGPIPEGKTIWFQKQMTHHLLPEIQRDWLTQLRHAFLIRDPREMLPSLLKVTPHANLADTGWPQQVELFEWVAERYGEIPPVVDSRDVLEHPRGVLSRLCERLGVPFHEAMLSWPPGPRKTDGIWAPYWYQAVEQSTGFQPYTPKTEAVPESRRDLLNRCIELYEQLAVHRIRP, encoded by the coding sequence ATGACCACCTCGAACTCCGCCGAACCATCCCTCCGCTCTTCCGCCGTTCGGATCGCCATGTGGTCCGGCCCCCGCACCATTTCCACGGCCATGATGCGTTCCTGGGGAAATCGTCCCGACACCTTTGTGAGCGACGAACCGCTCTACGGGTATTATTTGCGCAAAACTGGGGCCAACCATCCCGCCGCCGCCGAAATCATCGCCACGATGGAAACCGACTGGACCAAACTGGCCGCGTTCCTCTCCGGTCCCATCCCCGAAGGCAAGACGATTTGGTTTCAAAAACAGATGACGCATCACTTGCTTCCCGAGATTCAGCGCGATTGGTTGACCCAACTTCGCCACGCCTTTTTGATCCGCGACCCGCGCGAGATGCTTCCCTCGCTGCTCAAAGTCACCCCTCACGCCAACCTCGCCGACACTGGCTGGCCCCAACAGGTTGAACTCTTCGAGTGGGTTGCCGAGCGTTACGGCGAAATCCCTCCGGTCGTCGATTCCCGCGACGTGCTGGAACATCCCCGCGGCGTTCTGAGCCGTCTCTGTGAACGGCTCGGTGTGCCGTTCCACGAGGCGATGCTCTCCTGGCCACCCGGACCCCGCAAAACCGACGGCATCTGGGCTCCTTACTGGTATCAGGCCGTTGAACAGTCCACCGGATTCCAACCCTACACTCCCAAAACCGAGGCCGTGCCGGAATCACGCCGCGATTTGCTCAATCGTTGCATCGAACTTTACGAACAGCTGGCAGTCCACCGCATTCGTCCCTGA